From a region of the Phaeodactylum tricornutum CCAP 1055/1 chromosome 4, whole genome shotgun sequence genome:
- a CDS encoding predicted protein has translation MYSSRSVNCLRHRQILSKGNCATPQRSTNTFFQNFQQKLPVVSHRSAFYQFRYLSSAAANMSKDVAFAAAGATKKTTSDSSNIFIDNIGTIFLSAIGLIVASLVRSSYGTSNKNKVRDAIEEEAAIDPLEMDDLRIANSELNLSVFSKVSNDLFDVFPDGQATYHDLVYQVRQSLQHQVDANDKLGMVGTIEFGHILDRVTLGALRKHQQSTDEPQPLLFWLTALSLALNAPVPDRIQMLFKIAHQQHEVVTIDEVRRMVGYLQDTCQLLGRSDG, from the exons ATGTATAGTTCTCGCTCCGTAAATTGTCTGCGGCACAGGCAGATTTTGTCGAAAGGAAACTGTGCTACCCCGCAACGATCGACAAATACGTTTTTTCAAAACTTCCAGCAAAAGCTACCGGTGGTCAGCCACAGATCTGCATTCTACCAATTTCGCTACCTCTCTTCCGCTGCGGCAAACATGTCTAAAGATGTCGCGTTTGCTGCGGCAGGTGCTACAAAGAAAACAACAAGTGATAGTTCGAATATATTCATTGACAATATTGGGACTATTTTCCTCTCCGCGATTGGCTTAATTGTTGCCTCCTTGGTAAGGTCTTCGTACGGGACATCAAATAAGAACAAGGTTCGGGATGCTATCGAGGAAGAAGCAGCAATTGATCCCCTGGAAATGGATGACTTGCGCATCGCCAACTCCGAACTGAACCTATCCGTATTTTCCAAAGTGTCGAATGACTTGTTTGACGTTTTTCCTGACGGCCAAGCGACGTATCATGATTTGGTATATCAGGTTCGCCAATCGCTACAACATCAGGTGGATGCGAACGATAAGTTGGGCATGGTAGGCACGATCGAGTTTGGGCATATTTTGGATAGAGTGACTTTGGGAGCTCTACGGAAGCACCAGCAATCAACGGATGAACCGCAACCCCTCCTTTTCTGGTTGACGGCCCTATCTCTGGCTCTGAACGCTCCTGTTCCGGACCGCATCCAAATGCTATTCAAAATCGCTCACCAGCAACACGAAGTAGTGACAATTGACGAAGTTCGCAGGATGGTTGGGTATCTACAAGATACTTGCCAATTA CTGGGAAGGAGCGACGGATGA
- a CDS encoding predicted protein, whose translation MASISSTDSKPMPRLSLPEPIFSITPGTWAYDTMSRRIDAEILQRTWDDNREIWSQPAFIDVKKRFEALRLELQTAADTKLTYLDPLSEDASEERKQEWNEWMNIVSPFVEKDDTWLSAPWMVTEFYVYRKLMQCLDYWNPESPGYMYDPFSSQKDAGLSSSVTSAEAMLAKIPDLPKNAAGIEIAVSIALWGNKMDLSLWPADASTADQDVFSEILDAATENLLHDDTEVLAAHCDKLRSKGGGMVDIIVDNAGFELVTDLALAQHLVESGIAKTVTFQLKSHPTFVSDALEKDLLQTVEHYVNIDMDKFPNAHKAGLVWHKFLSTGQWKCSENSFWVQGAAMWEISAHLRADMSSRCELAFVKGDANYRRLLGDRRWHYTAPFEEVVGAYFPCPVCALRTLKAELGCGMDANQVERASKMDENWMVNGRFGVVQFGYGFDEPTD comes from the coding sequence atggcATCCATCAGCAGTACCGACAGCAAACCTATGCCTCGGCTTTCCCTGCCGGAGCCGATCTTTTCGATCACTCCAGGCACATGGGCGTATGATACCATGAGCCGCCGGATTGATGCCGAAATCCTACAACGCACATGGGACGACAATCGGGAAATTTGGTCACAACCTGCCTTCATTGACGTCAAAAAACGTTTCGAAGCATTGCGATTGGAGCTCCAGACTGCCGCCGACACCAAGCTGACGTATTTGGATCCCCTATCGGAAGACGCATCGGAAGAACGCAAGCAAGAATGGAATGAGTGGATGAATATTGTGAGTCCttttgttgaaaaggatgatACGTGGTTGTCCGCTCCCTGGATGGTCACAGAGTTCTATGTTTATCGAAAATTGATGCAGTGCTTGGACTATTGGAATCCAGAGTCCCCGGGGTATATGTATGATCCATTTTCCTCACAGAAAGATGCGGGCCTGTCGTCTTCTGTAACGTCAGCGGAAGCTATGCTGGCAAAGATTCCGGATCTCCCCAAGAATGCTGCGGGCATCGAAATTGCGGTATCTATTGCCTTGTGGGGCAACAAAATGGACTTGAGCCTATGGCCAGCGGATGCGTCTACAGCAGATCAAGATGTCTTTTCTGAGATCCTGGACGCTGCCACCGAAAATCTTTTGCACGACGATACGGAAGTTTTGGCAGCCCACTGTGACAAGCTACGATCCAAAGGGGGCGGTATGGTGGATATTATTGTGGATAACGCCGGCTTTGAGCTCGTCACAGATTTGGCATTGGCACAGCACTTGGTGGAGTCCGGTATTGCGAAAACCGTCACTTTTCAACTCAAATCTCATCCAACCTTTGTGTCGGACGCGCTCGAAAAGGACCTCCTCCAGACAGTTGAACACTATGTTAATATTGATATGGATAAATTCCCGAATGCTCACAAAGCTGGTCTCGTGTGGCACAAGTTTCTAAGTACAGGTCAATGGAAATGTAGCGAGAATAGCTTTTGGGTTCAGGGTGCTGCCATGTGGGAAATTTCTGCACATCTTCGAGCAGACATGTCCTCGCGGTGTGAATTAGCCTTTGTCAAGGGTGACGCCAACTATCGACGTCTTCTGGGTGACCGTCGTTGGCATTATACCGCACCATTCGAGGAGGTTGTCGGGGCTTACTTTCCCTGCCCGGTGTGCGCGCTACGAACTCTGAAGGCTGAGCTAGGATGCGGCATGGATGCCAATCAAGTAGAGCGCGCCTCCAAAATGGATGAAAACTGGATGGTCAATGGTCGTTTTGGTGTCGTCCAGTTTGGGTATGGTTTCGATGAACCCACAGATTGA
- a CDS encoding predicted protein translates to MSGNASAAQSDDGDKDPVVTDKKAEPKVTKGKAKSAKKATKNKRFRSKKPKDMPPRPLSAYNLFFKEERVRMLTGDVASEGDDAPKRIGFEAMAKTIGKRWKELPEIELARYKAEAKDQMDNYRREMDKYHINVAKRARLEKEQAAAQKAEEEAAAAAARKTMFESNPQGDMQQMVPGLASTMGGSNSAAMGGSGNFDMEQLLRAQQGMLNPAMNVPMMGLGANFSQFYGSSGLPAGIGTGGLGMGMGQTNSQFFPGSMMQGNSFPQQDNSQHMMQNQNPMAFQLEQHLQQQQLQMLQQQQLLMQMSGAQGQQPPYGSGGGSGDISGFPAGPDSSFAYSDQNTFHGNPGGS, encoded by the coding sequence ATGTCCGGTAACGCATCGGCTGCACAGTCCGATGATGGCGACAAAGATCCCGTTGTTACAGACAAGAAGGCAGAACCAAAGGTGACGAAAGGGAAAGCTAAGTCGGCGAAGAAAGCTACAAAAAATAAAAGGTTTCGTTCCAAGAAGCCCAAAGACATGCCGCCTCGTCCGCTGAGTGCTTACAATCTTTTTTTTAAGGAAGAAAGGGTGCGTATGTTGACGGGAGATGTAGCGAGTGAGGGCGACGACGCTCCAAAACGTATTGGGTTCGAAGCTATGGCCAAAACAATCGGGAAACGGTGGAAGGAATTGCCCGAGATTGAACTTGCTCGATACAAAGCCGAAGCGAAAGATCAAATGGATAACTACCGCAGGGAGATGGATAAGTATCATATTAATGTCGCAAAACGCGCTCGTctggaaaaggaacaagCGGCAGCGCAAAAAGCCGAAGAGGAAGCCGCTGCGGCAGCGGCTAGAAAGACAATGTTTGAGTCGAACCCGCAAGGGGATATGCAGCAGATGGTACCGGGTCTCGCTTCTACAATGGGAGGTTCAAACAGTGCCGCTATGGGAGGGTCGGGGAATTTCGATATGGAACAACTTTTGCGCGCTCAACAAGGTATGCTTAATCCGGCGATGAACGTTCCAATGATGGGACTTGGAGCGAACTTTTCGCAATTCTACGGGTCGTCCGGACTTCCTGCTGGTATAGGGACTGGTGGACTTGGCATGGGGATGGGACAGACCAACTCTCAATTTTTCCCAGGGTCTATGATGCAGGGCAATTCATTCCCGCAGCAAGATAACAGTCAGCACATGATGCAAAACCAGAACCCCATGGCTTTCCAGCTTGAACAACATCTACAACAGCAGCAATTACAGATGCttcaacagcagcagctaCTCATGCAAATGTCTGGAGCTCAAGGTCAGCAACCACCTTATGGAAGCGGAGGAGGGAGTGGGGATATTTCTGGCTTTCCGGCAGGGCCTGATTCGTCTTTTGCTTACAGCGACCAAAATACCTTCCATGGCAACCCTGGAGGATCTTAG
- a CDS encoding predicted protein translates to MAAQPAVSQGSTLFDSDNEDGRVFKVNTKYAKEYESRKQKEELRRVQFQGDDDDGESTDSSEDEDAELLTAKLDTNIIKTINILRSKDSRIYDPSVNFFDNAEDSEEDSLPTKESKSKPKRYKDVVREQILKQMDEDVPIGEENDNDYGVLASDEAKSRLAYDNRQQELRKAFVDSTTGKKGYGIDDDGEDSDDDSDTFLVVKKVSKGITEDEDTAEARQEFLQEMEKLEKTARDDNRDFVDPKGEVKDGERFLLDFFKRRNWLERDNGDSGPDGNSIKGIQPPRPIAGDGNESENSLEQLHKTDDFEAQYNFRFEEAAAKSQSGADFSIIGYARGQTMNTLRRKDESRRDKRLSRKDRKVADRTAKEEQLKRLKNAKRQEMEGKLKQVKSVLGEVENRGEAVDEAAILKLLEGDFDPEEFEVLMEKTYGEDFYGKEDSEWQNDKDVRESLKHDEDGDLLVGEGDSDGGLYDNVEEDTESYKDGHETPADENDEEGWPEEEEVREEIEETELERTVKLKVENELYKLDYEDIVADIPTRFKYRQVEANNFGLSTEEILLARDTTLKQFVSLKKLAPYNEAGEHFVGSRKRRRFRDLLKQELEETVKSSKAVAEEGADEPAMEDRTQTKKRRRLKKGKKAENVPGDATGTANSDILERSEETDEGPKTKRRRRKKLKKEELTDGNLEKTEKKTNKHSIKARLESEAQEENKVDKRNHHTKKPRHKKKKSGIEGVSHSRLESYGL, encoded by the coding sequence ATGGCGGCACAGCCAGCCGTAAGCCAAGGATCTACTCTTTTTGACTCAGACAACGAGGATGGACGGGTTTTCAAGGTAAACACGAAGTACGCCAAAGAGTACGAGTcccggaaacaaaaagaggagTTGAGGCGAGTGCAGTTTCAAggtgatgatgacgatggcGAGAGTACTGACTCTTctgaagacgaagacgcaGAACTCCTTACTGCCAAGCTGGACACGAATATAATAAAGACGATTAATATACTGCGAAGCAAAGACTCTCGTATTTACGACCCTTCCGTAAATTTCTTCGACAACGCAGAAGACAGTGAAGAGGACTCACTGCCTACGAAAGAGTCAAAGTCGAAACCGAAGCGCTACAAGGATGTTGTCAGAGAACAGATATTGAAACAAATGGACGAAGATGTGCCAATTGGAGAAGAAAACGATAATGATTACGGGGTTCTGGCATCCGACGAAGCGAAATCTCGACTCGCCTACGACAATCGCCAGCAAGAACTACGAAAAGCCTTCGTCGACTCCACGACCGGCAAAAAGGGCTATGGCATCGATGACGACGGAGAAGATAGCGACGATGATTCGGATACCTTCTTAGTTGTTAAGAAAGTTAGCAAAGGAATtacggaagacgaagatacCGCAGAAGCCCGTCAGGAATTTTTACAAGAGATGGAAAAGCTTGAAAAGACGGCGCGCGACGACAACCGCGATTTCGTCGACCCAAAAGGCGAAGTAAAAGACGGCGAACGCTTTTTGCTTGATTTTTTCAAGCGACGTAATTGGCTAGAGAGAGATAATGGAGATAGCGGGCCGGACGGAAATAGCATAAAGGGCATTCAACCCCCCAGACCGATTGCGGGCGATGGAAACGAATCAGAGAACTCACTGGAACAGCTGCACAAGACGGACGACTTTGAAGCGCAGTATAACTTCAGATTTGAAGAAGCTGCAGCgaaatcacagtcaggtgCGGATTTCTCAATCATCGGTTACGCCCGCGGGCAAACAATGAATACGCTCCGTCGTAAAGACGAAAGTCGTAGAGATAAAAGATTGAGTCGTAAAGATCGCAAAGTAGCTGATCGAACAGCCAAAGAAGAGCAGCTGAAGCGCCTGAAAAATGCCAAGAGACAAGAAATGGAAGGAAAATTGAAGCAAGTTAAGTCAGTTCTTGGTGAGGTTGAAAATCGTGGCGAAGCAGTGGACGAGGCTGCAATTCTGAAATTGCTCGAGGGTGATTTTGATCCTGAAGAATTTGAGGTACTGATGGAGAAAACGTACGGCGAAGATTTTTacggaaaagaagattcgGAATGGCAGAATGATAAGGACGTGCGGGAGTCCTTAAAGCACGATGAGGACGGCGACCTTCTCGTTGGCGAGGGTGACTCCGACGGTGGCTTATACGATAACGTCGAAGAGGATACCGAAAGCTACAAAGATGGTCACGAAACGCCGGCCGAtgaaaacgacgaagaaggaTGGccagaggaagaagaagttaGAGAAGAAATAGAAGAGACAGAGCTGGAAAGAACTGTGAAATTAAAAGTGGAAAACGAGCTATACAAACTGGACTACGAAGACATTGTTGCAGATATTCCCACTCGATTTAAGTACCGTCAGGTTGAAGCCAATAATTTTGGGCTCTCTACGGAAGAGATTCTGCTAGCCCGGGATACCACGTTGAAGCAGTTTGTTTCTCTGAAAAAACTGGCGCCTTATAACGAAGCCGGTGAGCATTTTGTGGGCAGTAGGAAACGGAGACGATTCCGCGATTTGCTCAAGCAAGAGTTGGAAGAGACCGTAAAAAGCTCCAAAGCTGTGGCGGAAGAAGGCGCCGACGAACCGGCAATGGAGGATcgaacgcaaacgaaaaaacgTCGCCGCCtgaagaaaggaaagaaggCTGAAAACGTACCTGGAGATGCTACCGGTACGGCCAATTCTGACATTTTGGAAAGATCGGAGGAGACCGACGAGGGGCCGAAAACGAAGCGGCGGCGAAGAAAGAAGctgaaaaaagaagaacTAACCGATGGCAATCTCGAGAAGACGGAGAAAAAGACGAACAAGCATAGTATCAAGGCAAGGCTTGAGTCCGAAGCTcaagaagaaaacaaggtTGATAAACGAAATCACCACACCAAGAAGCCAAGGCACAAGAAAAAAAAGTCCGGGATTGAAGGAGTATCGCATTCTCGACTTGAATCGTATGGGCTATAG
- a CDS encoding predicted protein, with protein sequence MRRLRVRLALISLLLWMTTAFQQSQRIRPSTSEISRSRHVMLLSLEYLKHDLWLPLIAEDPGAVQKRIVQVGSGKINSEGAVVGIDYVGTLASLGNEWTPHEVVDCWLKSQQGMEGLIDAFLLHNIDGAKLLEPDYLTEAFVTDTLGVSNKIQAKKLIMAAKRLRKQTEDYAIGDVFDSGTSTFTLGQSKMIRAIESTVATMKLGETCRVLCRSDYAYGSESFRRRNGEAVVPPFATLCFEVSLTHC encoded by the coding sequence ATGCGTAGACTGAGAGTGCGCTTGGCGCTAATATCGCTCCTCTTATGGATGACGACTGCGTTCCAACAAAGTCAACGGATTCGTCCATCGACGTCGGAAATAAGCCGTTCGAGGCATGTCATGCTACTCTCATTGGAATATTTAAAACATGACCTGTGGCTTCCCTTGATTGCGGAAGACCCCGGAGCTGTGCAGAAGAGGATTGTACAAGTTGGCAGCGGTAAAATAAATTCCGAGGGCGCCGTTGTTGGCATCGACTACGTTGGCACCTTGGCAAGTTTAGGCAACGAATGGACACCACATGAAGTTGTCGATTGCTGGCTGAAATCACAGCAAGGCATGGAAGGGTTGATCGACGCATTCTTGCTGCACAACATCGACGGAGCTAAACTACTCGAACCCGACTACTTGACGGAAGCGTTCGTCACGGACACACTGGGCGTCTCCAACAAGATTCAAGCCAAAAAACTTATCATGGCGGCAAAGCGATTACGGAAACAAACGGAGGATTACGCAATTGGAGACGTCTTTGACTCGGGGACATCCACGTTCACGCTAGGCCAAAGCAAGATGATTCGTGCCATTGAAAGCACTGTGGCTACCATGAAACTGGGAGAAACATGCAGAGTACTATGTCGGTCAGACTACGCCTACGGTTCGGAAAGCTTTCGGCGGAGGAATGGAGAAGCTGTTGTACCACCATTCGCCACGCTGTGTTTTGAAGTTTCTTTGACGCATTGCTAG
- the PGAM_5 gene encoding predicted protein, protein MLVPHPSGTAMRGLREEACRFLSSRSFGATVDATHARMGGNFVNSVQACNNGKRVCWHQRNRRTFSVVATQRNGIGHRTTQGEMEAVPRRHFTSLNQSTPFQLCFLRHGQSTWNRDNIFIGWTDTPLTDDGVLEARVAGKMLHKSGIRFDEVHTSLLRRSIRTTNLALMELGQEYLPVHKHWRLNERCYGDLVGKNKKEVVMQHGADQVKRWRRSYDEPPPPMSDDHPYHPARDPRYQNILDELPKSESLKNTVERSSLYWDEVLAPALREGKTLLVVGHENNLRSLLMRLEDIAPEDIINLSLPRAVPLAYRLDENLKPLPREDGKLDEATGFLKGTWLGGDQAVSEILDRDHKQVYDTAITTNLEIGQDREKWNNWMEFIMGKPSAKQKRIGGDKQNGFAGGAAIPGVNHRTFTLQQERKQESQ, encoded by the exons ATGTTGGTTCCTCATCCTTCCGGTACGGCCATGCGAGGACTGCGAGAGGAAGCCTGCCGATTCCTCTCTTCGCGATCCTTCGGCGCAACGGTGGATGCGACCCACGCACGAATGGGAGGAAACTTTGTAAATTCTGTGCAAGCATGCAATAATGGGAAACGAGTTTGTTGGCATCAGCGCAATCGGCGCACATTTTCCGTTGTCGCAACGCAGCGCAACGGGATTGGGCATCGGACAACCCAGGGGGAAATGGAAGCCGTACCCAGGCGGCACTTTACGAGTCTCAACCAATCAACTCCCTTTCAactttgctttcttcgacACGGACAGTCGACCTGGAACCGAGATAATATCTTTATTGGATGG ACGGACACTCCGTTGACTGATGACGGGGTTTTGGAAGCCCGTGTTGCCGGAAAGATGCTCCACAAGTCCGGTATTCGATTCGACGAAGTGCATACCTCACTGCTGCGCCGGAGTATTCGCACGACCAATCTGGCACTGATGGAACTCGGTCAAGAGTATTTGCCCGTACACAAACACTGGCGGCTTAACGAACGCTGTTACGGCGATTTAGTAGGCAAGAACAAAAAGGAGGTCGTCATGCAGCACGGAGCGGATCAAGTAAAACGCTGGCGTCGGTCGTACGACGAACCACCCCCACCCATGTCGGACGACCACCCCTATCATCCTGCGCGTGATCCGCGCTATCAAAAT ATTTTGGACGAGTTGCCCAAGTCGGAGTCTCTGAAAAATACCGTGGAACGGTCGAGCTTGTACTGGGACGAAGTCCTTGCCCCGGCTCTCCGCGAAGGAAAAACTCTCCTTGTCGTGGGTCACGAAAACAATTTGCGTTCATTACTTATGCGTCTCGAGGACATTGCTCCCGAAGATATCATAAATCTGAGTCTACCACGGGCTGTCCCACTCGCATACCGCCTCGACGAGAATTTGAAGCCGCTCCCCCGGGAAGATGGCAAGCTGGACGAAGCGACGGGATTTTTGAAGGGTACTTGGCTGGGAGGCGACCAGGCTGTATCGGAGATCTTGGATCGGGACCACAAACAAGTTTACGATACGGCCATTACGACCAATCTCGAAATCGGCCAAGATCGGGAGAAGTGGAATAATTGGATGGAATTTATCATGGGCAAGCCGTCTgccaaacaaaagagaaTAGGTGGTGACAAGCAGAACGGTTTTGCTGGCGGGGCTGCAATACCCGGCGTCAATCACCGTACATTCACTCTACAGCAGGAACGGAAACAGGAGTCGCAGTAA
- a CDS encoding predicted protein, with product MAVVTEKTPLVSSLHDRSSNQRDSRHHNEELSVTFAVAENGRGPSPRRVREGGVVRQLSDRLIVIIAHHTGSIGWLGSMSIAVNSLTGPAMVNLPATFARSGVIPTIGALVFVCFLSSFCSMHMSNTISKVAGNHNFKKEIEFSEAFRAFWGHRWFLVTQVIFFCCITCLNISSIVDTGEVVDTFFGHWWPRGSGAFQISGSGDTHWIRWDYSICSEEQLHQGECIPFHDDPGTLITVGKVVTTIIFLPLALMDLKENAAWQILGFAILIVTSLQFIIQFGMSGIDFNNVSLWGSDWDDLLGVVLFNFALVIAIPAWLYEREPHVNVPTVIHGSTILSTSLYICIGLLGNLAIPNVSQNMLESMMSGIMGRFMQIGASIFAFAIIGLGIPLFSVLTRLNLTGSGLCSRRTGNILAVYFPFTVSLLVNDAGDVTKLLSWGGVIFTSLVAFILPLLVALHVVKHYDNPGSITVYFGLLESKSAHLCSLRVLLFLAITSVTIAIVGNFV from the coding sequence ATGGCAGTTGTCACGGAAAAGACACCGCTCGTCTCTTCCCTGCATGACAGGAGTTCTAACCAACGAGACTCCAGGCACCACAACGAGGAGCTATCCGTTACCTTCGCAGTGGCCGAAAACGGAAGAGGCCCATCACCACGACGTGTTCGCGAAGGTGGAGTCGTTCGGCAACTCTCTGATCGCCTAATTGTAATAATCGCTCATCACACTGGATCCATTGGGTGGCTGGGGTCCATGTCAATTGCAGTGAATTCTTTGACGGGACCTGCTATGGTAAATCTCCCGGCAACGTTTGCCCGATCGGGTGTTATACCCACGATCGGGGCACTCGTCTTCGTGTGCTTCCTCTCCTCTTTTTGCTCCATGCATATGTCCAACACCATTTCAAAAGTTGCGGGGAATCACAACttcaaaaaggaaatcgaGTTTAGTGAAGCATTTCGCGCTTTTTGGGGACATCGATGGTTTCTCGTCACTCAAGTaatcttcttttgctgcATTACGTGTCTCAATATTAGTTCCATTGTTGACACTGGTGAAGTTGTGGACACTTTTTTTGGACACTGGTGGCCTCGTGGATCAGGTGCGTTTCAAATTTCAGGCTCTGGAGACACACACTGGATTCGGTGGGACTATTCTATATGCAGTGAAGAGCAGCTACATCAAGGAGAGTGTATCCCTTTCCACGACGACCCCGGGACGCTCATAACAGTGGGAAAGGTCGTCACCACGATTATATTTCTCCCGTTAGCATTAATGGATTTGAAGGAAAACGCAGCGTGGCAAATTCTCGGCTTTGCGATTCTCATCGTCACAAGTTTGCAGTTTATAATTCAGTTCGGTATGTCGGGCATTGACTTCAACAACGTTTCTCTTTGGGGCAGCGATTGGGATGATCTTCTTGGAGTTGTCTTGTTCAACTTCGCGCTTGTTATTGCAATTCCTGCTTGGCTGTACGAACGGGAACCCCATGTTAACGTCCCGACGGTCATTCACGGCAGTACCATTCTGAGTACGAGTCTTTACATTTGTATTGGCCTTCTGGGGAATCTAGCTATACCCAATGTGTCACAAAATATGCTGGAATCTATGATGTCTGGGATAATGGGAAGGTTTATGCAAATTGGGGCAAGCATCTTTGCGTTTGCAATCATTGGCCTCGGAATTCCTTTGTTCAGCGTGCTGACAAGGCTGAATCTGACTGGAAGCGGTCTTTGCTCCCGAAGAACTGGAAACATTCTCGCGGTGTATTTTCCATTCACCGTATCTTTGCTTGTGAATGATGCTGGCGATGTCACGAAGCTCTTATCTTGGGGAGGAGTCATTTTCACCAGTTTGGTGGCATTCATTCTTCCCTTGCTAGTCGCGTTGCACGTCGTCAAGCATTACGACAATCCAGGATCCATCACGGTGTATTTTGGCTTGTTGGAATCCAAGTCAGCACACCTTTGCTCGTTGCGAGTTTTGCTATTTCTTGCGATTACTTCCGTCACCATTGCAATAGTAGGAAATTTTGTGTGA
- a CDS encoding predicted protein (putative role in G-protein mediated signal transduction with nucleotidyltransferase activity; contains N-terminal SPX domain assumed to bind G-proteins and C-terminal Cytidylyltransferase domain; unknownn protein), which produces MKFGKNLREQTLKEWRFYSVDYKALKKSIRVGGDDSTIPFGNEFFSILEDDQRKITKFYQDKENWALQYMKTLEERVADLREAQTVVPPESPTEQLSESDSSLSSSDEDSASCDSQSEKGPAKFSGFQMLTKRQSFGTKQASLKDEYRRMGASKHFKAFIYAKKSLATFSRELGLLIEFLSLNKTAFSKILKKFDKRTGSSIRDVKLTELCKALPFLDGDVFRELKAEVESLIDEVNALKPDLPEGWEDRKVYTIGCFDLFHRGHQNVLLSLREFGYYIVAGIHDDESYFKLKNKYTIDNLETRMANAKPFVDQIYVIPSTDPLLYIKSMVSQQDIDMGTCCYARGDDMLNFPGREWVESVMPVHFVPRTEACSSTLIRTIYHSEDEELRTKAAFAKTRYDGKPIDEEGNVLKFTKAAA; this is translated from the coding sequence ATGAAGTTCGGCAAGAACCTCCGTGAACAAACCCTCAAAGAATGGCGATTTTACTCTGTCGATTACAAAGCTCTGAAGAAGAGTATCAGAGTCGGAGGAGATGACTCAACTATTCCCTTTGGCAATGAATTCTTTAGTATTCTTGAGGATGATCAGCGGAAGATTACCAAGTTTTATCAAGACAAGGAGAATTGGGCACTTCAGTACATGAAGACTCTAGAAGAGCGCGTTGCTGACCTCCGTGAAGCTCAAACTGTTGTTCCTCCCGAGTCGCCCACTGAGCAATTGTCGGAGTCGGATagttctctttcttcttcagatGAAGATAGTGCTTCATgcgactcacagtcagaaaaGGGGCCTGCGAAGTTTTCGGGCTTTCAAATGTTGACTAAACGCCAGAGTTTCGGTACCAAACAGGCGTCTTTGAAGGATGAGTACCGTCGAATGGGTGCTTCTAAACACTTCAAGGCTTTCATCTACGCTAAAAAGTCCCTCGCAACGTTCAGTCGCGAGCTTGGTCTGCTCATCGAATTCCTAAGCCTTAACAAAACAGCGTTCTCCAAGATTCTCAAAAAGTTTGACAAACGCACGGGATCTTCGATTCGAGACGTGAAGCTGACTGAGCTTTGTAAGGCCCTCCCGTTTCTGGACGGGGATGTTTTCCGTGAACTTAAAGCCGAAGTCGAGAGTCTTATTGACGAAGTGAACGCTCTGAAGCCTGACTTGCCGGAAGGCTGGGAAGATCGAAAGGTCTACACTATTGGTTGCTTTGACCTCTTCCATCGTGGACATCAAAATGTACTCTTGTCACTGCGAGAGTTTGGCTATTACATAGTTGCAGGTATCCACGATGACGAGTCCTATTTCAAACTGAAGAATAAGTACACGATTGACAATCTCGAGACTCGCATGGCAAACGCCAAGCCTTTCGTTGACCAGATCTATGTGATTCCGTCTACTGATCCGCTTCTATACATCAAGAGTATGGTCAGTCAGCAGGATATTGACATGGGTACTTGTTGCTATGCCAGAGGCGACGACATGTTGAACTTTCCTGGTCGCGAGTGGGTAGAATCGGTGATGCCTGTTCATTTTGTGCCGCGTACGGAAGCCTGCAGCTCTACGCTGATCCGCACTATCTACCAcagtgaagatgaagagcTCCGTACGAAGGCTGCATTTGCCAAGACGCGCTACGATGGAAAGCCAATTGATGAAGAGGGAAATGTTCTGAAATTCACTAAAGCAGCGGCATGA